From a single Anoplolepis gracilipes chromosome 3, ASM4749672v1, whole genome shotgun sequence genomic region:
- the LOC140664128 gene encoding ATP-dependent DNA/RNA helicase DHX36 yields the protein MSRRYGPRGLNSFTRRNKEEQPMHSASGVSYSQRHRRHPPGLSGKEIGLFYRNLNKQRNRKKFPVLRLSPHIEQKIKTALSNSKSFYNSILNDEKSNSEYDDKYHHIHDSQFKRKFLEIINGDIEHNVAKAMSMESKLLRNSDIDRILLNEYKDKQIQANYQNMLNFRLKLPAYHKKSEILQLIKDNQVVVISGETGCGKTTQVAQFILDDQLEAGNGSITRIVCTQPRRISAISVAERVAAERAEKLGNSVGYQIRLEKVSARKQGSIIFCTTGILLQIMKTDPALKNFSHVILDEIHERTTESDFIITLLKQIILKRTDLKILLMSATLNSERFSKYYNDCPMIHIPGFTYPVQEFYLEDVLLLTEFKFSEVPELAGYRKHLTSRDTRDKIQRARYKEQQDKKEEFLDVIQPYIRQLRTEEKYPEHVLNQLRNPNSENFSLQLIEKLVRYICNTKGPGAILIFLTGMMDISQLNRMMLESGCYPPDKYIIYPLHSRMPTIDQRLIFKEPPDDIRKIIIATSIAETSITIEDVVYVIDCGKTKLGRFDVARNIQTLEPEWVSLANARQRRGRAGRVKSGECYHLYCKVREMTFEQYPLPEMLRTRLEEVILQIKILQLGKAKEFLASVMDPPDLKAIDLSLNLLGTLNALDEEEQLTPLGYHLAHLPLDPRTGKMILWAALFSCVEPIFAIAASLTFKDAFYCPLGREKEANKKKLELSMGEYSDHIALAEALRRFEAARRRGNAGHFCREYFLSYNTLKQLSEMKTQFAQYLYEMKFLSNDNPGDGNANRNSYNIALIKAIVCAGLYPNIAVVRRCTNNGTVSWTPEDGPVFTHPSSVNCKVSNFPSQYLTYFTKQRSTAIFLHDTTCISVPILLFTGPNISIKREKGKYLISNFNFSENIICEPQTAEVIQELQYALNSLLEYKVTHPATVNWLTFEGQILNAIIELISLTDQEMGYNQEDFTYYSSD from the exons ATGTCGCGTCGATACGGTCCCAGAggattaaattcttttacacGACGTAACAAAGAGg aacaaCCAATGCATTCAGCATCTGGAGTATCTTATTCGCAAAGACATCGAAGACATCCTCCAGGACTTAGTGGAAAAGAAATAGGACTATTTTATAGAAACTTAAACAAacagagaaatagaaaaaagtttcCAGTTCTCAGATTATCACCTCACatagaacaaaaaattaaaactgctTTAAGTAATTCTAAGAGCTTTtacaattcaattttaaatgacGAAAAGTCTAATTCTGAATATGACGATAAATATCATCATATTCATGATTCtcaatttaaaagaaagtttttagaaattataaatggtGATATAGAGCACAATGTTGCCAAGGCTATGAGTATGGAATCAAAATTGCTGAGAAATAGTGACATAGACAGAATATTactaaatgaatataaagataaacaaATTCAAGCTAATTATCagaatatgttaaattttcgattaaaGTTACCAGCATATCATAAGAAATCAGAAATATTACAGTTGATTAAAGATAATCAAGTTGTTGTCATTAGTGGAGAAACTG GATGTGGCAAAACTACACAGGTAGCACAATTTATATTGGATGATCAGTTAGAAGCTGGAAACGGTAGTATTACTCGAATAGTTTGCACACAGCCTAGGAGGATTTCAGCTATTTCTGTTGCTGAACGTGTAGCTGCAGAAAGAGCAGAAAAGCTTGGGAATTCTGTGGGCTATCAAATTCGACtcgaaaa AGTCTCAGCGCGAAAACAAggaagtataatattttgcacaaCTGGTATATTACTACAAATTATGAAGACTGATCCAGCATTAAAAAACTTCTCTCACGTGATATTAGATGAAATTCATGAACGTACTACAGAAAGTGAtttcattattacattattaaaacaaattattcttaaa agaacagatttaaaaattctcttgatGAGTGCAACATTAAATTCAGAacgtttttcgaaatattataacGATTGTCCGATGATACATATACCAGGATTTACTTATCCAGTCCAAGAATTTTACTTAGAAGATGTCTTGTTACTTACAGA atttaaattttccgaaGTACCAGAACTTGCAGGTTACAGAAAACATCTAACGAGCAGAGATACAAGAGACAAGATACAAAGAGCAAGATACAAAGAACAACAGGATAagaaagaagaatttttagaTGTAATACAACCTTATATTAGACAACTTAGAACTgag GAGAAATATCCAGAACATGTTCTTAATCAATTGCGGAATCCAAATagtgaaaatttttcattgcaacttatagaaaaattagttAGATATATCTGCAATACAAAAGGTCCTGGAgctattcttatttttctaacTGGCATGATGGATATATCACAATTAAACAGAATGATGTTAGAATCTGGATGTTATCCACCTg ataAATACATTATCTATCCTCTTCATTCACGCATGCCGACAATTGATCAGAgacttatatttaaagaacCACCCGATGATATTCGTAAAATAATCATTGCAACTTCTATTGCTGAGACATCAATAACTATAGAAGATGTAGTATATGTAATAGATTGTGGAAAAACAAAACTTGGAAGATTCGATGTAGCAAGAAACATTCAAACCTTAGAACCTGAATGGGTATCTTTAGCTAATGCCAGACAAAGACGCGGTAGAGCCGGCAG AGTTAAAAGTGGAGAATGTTATCACTTGTATTGTAAAGTTCGAGAAATGACTTTTGAACAATATCCGTTACCAGAGATGTTGAGAACGCGCTTAGAAGAAGtgattttgcaaataaaaatcttacaattaggaAAAGCCAAAGAGTTCCTAGCAAGCGTCATGGATCCGCCAGATCTAAAAGCCATCGATTTGTCTCTCAATTTACTTGGAACACTTAATGCTCTAGACGAAGAAGAACAATTAACTCCTTTAGGTTATCATTTGGCACATTTGCCGCTTGATCCTAGAAcag gaaAAATGATTCTCTGGGCAGCACTGTTTTCTTGTGTCGAACCAATATTTGCTATTGCTGCTAGTCTCACATTTAAAGATGCTTTCTATTGTCCGttgggaagagagaaagaagctaataaaaaaaagctcgAACTCAGTATGGGAGAGTACAGTGATCATATTGCTCTCGCCGAAGCCCTAAGAAGATTCGAAGCTGCGCGCCGAAGAGGAAACGCTGGGCATTTTTGCCGAGAATACTTTCTCTCTTACAATACATTGAAACAACTTTCTGAAATGAAAACTCAATttgcacaatatttatatgagaTGAAATTTCTGAGTAATGATAATCCAGGTGATGGAAACGCTAATagaaattcatataatatagcaTTGATAAAAGCTATTGTTTGTGCGGGATTATATCCAAACATTGCTGTTGTAAG acgaTGTACTAACAATGGAACAGTTAGCTGGACACCGGAAGATGGACCTGTATTTACACATCCGTCAAGCGTTAATTGCAAAGTTTCCAACTTTCCTAGTcaatatttgacatattttacaaAGCAACGTTCCACtgctatatttttacatgataCTACTTGTATAAGTGttccaattttattatttactggACCAAACATATCGATAA AacgagaaaaaggaaaatatctaattagtaattttaatttttctgaaaatattatttgtgaaCCACAAACTGCGGAAGTGATACAG GAACTTCAGTACGCTTTGAATTCGTTACTGGAATATAAGGTTACACATCCTGCAACAGTAAATTGGTTAACATTTGAAGgacaaatattaaa TgcaattattgaattaatatccCTAACGGATCAAGAAATGGGTTACAATCAGGaagattttacatattacagttcggattaa
- the LOC140664132 gene encoding synaptic vesicle 2-related protein isoform X2: MLEMHAHKEIDTFTVVQAINTLGFGKFQVKLSLFTGLCWMVDSMEITILSILSPSLHCDWGISRYQQALTTTVVFLGMMLSSTFWNNLSDRYGRKQALTLCAVLLSYYAFLSSFAPNFLWILLLRGVVGFAIGCVPQSVTLYAEFLPAKQRARCVILLDCFWALGACFEVAIALIVMPNLGWRWLLILSSIPLFIFAVISPWLPESTIFDMTTGKTDRAVLTLERVARENKKSLPLGRLVMDRFYQANHGRLKDVLSKEMCKTSTLLWLVWMITAFCYYGVVLMTTELFHTSSEQCGTRDTNKDESTCQLDCRLQRGDYIDLLWTTLAEFPGIFSTVFAIERIGRRKTMACQLVMFAIVICFLSRTCLLSRAALTIAIFLARGLIAGVFQAAYVYTPEVYPTHLRSIGVSACSAMARIGAMVTPYIAQVFLQWSITGAMAIYATTALCAAIATLALPVETKNQQSNETCQENK; encoded by the exons ATGTTAGAAATGCATGCACACAAGGAAATAG ATACATTTACTGTGGTACAAGCTATCAATACCTTAGGTTTTGgaaaatttcaagtaaaattgTCTTTATTCACGGGCCTTTGTTGGATGGTAGATAGTATGGAGATTACAATACTAAGTATCTTAAGTCCATCTTTACATTGTGACTGGGGCATTTCTAGATATCAACAAGCGTTGACCACAACA gTGGTTTTTCTTGGCATGATGTTAAGTTCAACTTTCTGGAATAATTTGAGTGACAGATATGGCCGTAAACAAGCTTTAACTTTGTGTGCAgtgttattatcttattatgcATTTCTTAGTTCATTTGCACCAAACTTTCTCTGGATTCTATTACTTAGAGGAGTTGTAGGATTTGCTATTGGTTGTGTACCCCAATC AGTGACATTATATGCAGAGTTTTTGCCAGCAAAGCAAAGAGCAAGATGTGTTATTCTATTAGAT TGTTTTTGGGCTCTTGGGGCTTGTTTTGAAGTGGCAATTGCATTGATTGTTATGCCCAATCTTGGATGGAGATGGCTTCTTATATTATCATCCAttccattatttatatttgctgtAATATCACCg TGGCTACCAGAATCTACAATATTTGATATGACAACTGGAAAAACAGATCGTGCAGTTTTGACATTAGAACGCGTAgctagagaaaataaaaaatcgttaCCTCTAGGAAGATTAGTTATGGACCGATTTTATCAAGCTAATCATGGTCGATTAAAGGATGTTTTAAGTAAAGAAATGTGCAAAACATCTACTTTACTTTGGCTTGTATG GATGATTACAGCATTTTGTTATTATGGAGTAGTATTAATGACTACTGAACTTTTTCATACATCCTCAGAGCAATGTGGCACACGAGACACGAACAAAGATGAGAGTACATGTCAACTTGATTGTCGATTACAGCGTGGTGATTATATTGATCTACTTTGGACAACATTAGCCGAGTTTCCTGGCATTTTCTCTACTGTCTTTGCGATTGAAAGAATAGGCAGACGAAAGACAATGGCCTGTCAATTAGTAATGTTCGCCATCGTGATTTGTTTCTTAAGTAGGACCTGCTTGTTAAGTAGAGCGGCATTGACCATCGCCATTTTTCTAGCCAGAGGTTTAATCGCCGGTGTATTTCAAGCCGCATACGTATACACACCGGAAGTGTATCCTACGCATTTACGAAGCATAGGTGTAAGCGCATGCAGCGCCATGGCGCGAATTGGTGCTATGGTCACTCCTTACATAGCACAAGTATTTCTACAGTGGTCTATCACAGGAGCTATGGCCATTTATGCGACAACCGCATTGTGCGCTGCAATTGCTACACTTGCGCTTCcagtagaaacaaaaaatcaacAATCAAATGAAACATGTCAAGAAAACAAatag
- the LOC140664132 gene encoding synaptic vesicle 2-related protein isoform X3: MVDSMEITILSILSPSLHCDWGISRYQQALTTTVVFLGMMLSSTFWNNLSDRYGRKQALTLCAVLLSYYAFLSSFAPNFLWILLLRGVVGFAIGCVPQSVTLYAEFLPAKQRARCVILLDCFWALGACFEVAIALIVMPNLGWRWLLILSSIPLFIFAVISPWLPESTIFDMTTGKTDRAVLTLERVARENKKSLPLGRLVMDRFYQANHGRLKDVLSKEMCKTSTLLWLVWMITAFCYYGVVLMTTELFHTSSEQCGTRDTNKDESTCQLDCRLQRGDYIDLLWTTLAEFPGIFSTVFAIERIGRRKTMACQLVMFAIVICFLSRTCLLSRAALTIAIFLARGLIAGVFQAAYVYTPEVYPTHLRSIGVSACSAMARIGAMVTPYIAQVFLQWSITGAMAIYATTALCAAIATLALPVETKNQQSNETCQENK, translated from the exons ATGGTAGATAGTATGGAGATTACAATACTAAGTATCTTAAGTCCATCTTTACATTGTGACTGGGGCATTTCTAGATATCAACAAGCGTTGACCACAACA gTGGTTTTTCTTGGCATGATGTTAAGTTCAACTTTCTGGAATAATTTGAGTGACAGATATGGCCGTAAACAAGCTTTAACTTTGTGTGCAgtgttattatcttattatgcATTTCTTAGTTCATTTGCACCAAACTTTCTCTGGATTCTATTACTTAGAGGAGTTGTAGGATTTGCTATTGGTTGTGTACCCCAATC AGTGACATTATATGCAGAGTTTTTGCCAGCAAAGCAAAGAGCAAGATGTGTTATTCTATTAGAT TGTTTTTGGGCTCTTGGGGCTTGTTTTGAAGTGGCAATTGCATTGATTGTTATGCCCAATCTTGGATGGAGATGGCTTCTTATATTATCATCCAttccattatttatatttgctgtAATATCACCg TGGCTACCAGAATCTACAATATTTGATATGACAACTGGAAAAACAGATCGTGCAGTTTTGACATTAGAACGCGTAgctagagaaaataaaaaatcgttaCCTCTAGGAAGATTAGTTATGGACCGATTTTATCAAGCTAATCATGGTCGATTAAAGGATGTTTTAAGTAAAGAAATGTGCAAAACATCTACTTTACTTTGGCTTGTATG GATGATTACAGCATTTTGTTATTATGGAGTAGTATTAATGACTACTGAACTTTTTCATACATCCTCAGAGCAATGTGGCACACGAGACACGAACAAAGATGAGAGTACATGTCAACTTGATTGTCGATTACAGCGTGGTGATTATATTGATCTACTTTGGACAACATTAGCCGAGTTTCCTGGCATTTTCTCTACTGTCTTTGCGATTGAAAGAATAGGCAGACGAAAGACAATGGCCTGTCAATTAGTAATGTTCGCCATCGTGATTTGTTTCTTAAGTAGGACCTGCTTGTTAAGTAGAGCGGCATTGACCATCGCCATTTTTCTAGCCAGAGGTTTAATCGCCGGTGTATTTCAAGCCGCATACGTATACACACCGGAAGTGTATCCTACGCATTTACGAAGCATAGGTGTAAGCGCATGCAGCGCCATGGCGCGAATTGGTGCTATGGTCACTCCTTACATAGCACAAGTATTTCTACAGTGGTCTATCACAGGAGCTATGGCCATTTATGCGACAACCGCATTGTGCGCTGCAATTGCTACACTTGCGCTTCcagtagaaacaaaaaatcaacAATCAAATGAAACATGTCAAGAAAACAAatag
- the Viaf gene encoding viral IAP-associated factor homolog, with translation MQDPNEDTEWNDILRRKGIIPEKKKEQEVTEDQIVNLLESTIDEKTGRVSNNLEEKTLDELDELEDEEDERVLEEYRQKRIAEMKELAEKSKYGEVREISAEDYVQEINNAEEDVWVILHLYKAGIPLCTLVNQYLASLARKFPTTKFLKSISTTCIPNWPDSNLPTIFIYHNGNMVKQIIGPLEFRGMKLSEAELEWMLGQEEAIPTKIKEDPRPKIRDVLFSSLKNENDFEDGNDW, from the exons ATG caAGATCCAAATGAGGATACTGAGTGGAATGATATTCTCAGAAGGAAAGGTATTATAcctgaaaagaagaaagagcaAGAAGTTACAGAAGATCAAATAGTAAATCTATTGGAAAGTACTATAGACGAAAAAACAGGGCGTG TTTCTAAcaatttagaagaaaaaacttTGGACGAGTTAGATGAACTAGAAGATGAAGAGGATGAACGAGTTCTCGAAGAATATCGGCAAAAGAGAATAGCAGAAATGAAGGAACTAGCAGAAAAGTCCAAATATGGAGAAGTACGAGAAATATCTGCGGAAGATTATgttcaagaaattaataacgCTGAAGAAGACGTATGGGTTATTCTACATCTTTATAAAGCTGG aattccACTTTGTACTCTAGTCAATCAGTACCTTGCCAGTTTAGCAAGAAAATTTCCTACTACCAAGTTTTTGAAAAGCATCTCTACCACATGTATTCCCAACTGGCCTGACAGCAATCTCCCTACAATATTCATTTATCATAATGGAAATATGGTGAAACAAATAATTGGACCACTTGAATTCCGTGGCATGAAATTGTCCGAAGcag AATTGGAGTGGATGTTGGGACAAGAAGAGGCAATACCAACGAAAATTAAGGAAGACCCTCGACCCAAGATCAGGGATGTCTTATTTTCAAGTTTGAAGaatgaaaatgattttgaagATGGTAACGATTGGTAA
- the LOC140664132 gene encoding synaptic vesicle 2-related protein isoform X1: MSANPDKKSNEPYRQLEELQGAELNFCDQSTSSCQTNFENATERSMELSSVVVIPDDTFTVVQAINTLGFGKFQVKLSLFTGLCWMVDSMEITILSILSPSLHCDWGISRYQQALTTTVVFLGMMLSSTFWNNLSDRYGRKQALTLCAVLLSYYAFLSSFAPNFLWILLLRGVVGFAIGCVPQSVTLYAEFLPAKQRARCVILLDCFWALGACFEVAIALIVMPNLGWRWLLILSSIPLFIFAVISPWLPESTIFDMTTGKTDRAVLTLERVARENKKSLPLGRLVMDRFYQANHGRLKDVLSKEMCKTSTLLWLVWMITAFCYYGVVLMTTELFHTSSEQCGTRDTNKDESTCQLDCRLQRGDYIDLLWTTLAEFPGIFSTVFAIERIGRRKTMACQLVMFAIVICFLSRTCLLSRAALTIAIFLARGLIAGVFQAAYVYTPEVYPTHLRSIGVSACSAMARIGAMVTPYIAQVFLQWSITGAMAIYATTALCAAIATLALPVETKNQQSNETCQENK; this comes from the exons ATGTCGGCAAATCCAGATAAAAAATCCAACGAACCATATCGTCAATTGGAAGAATTACAAGGTgctgaattaaatttttgcgatCAGAGTACGTCAAGTTGTCAGACGAACTTTGAAAATGCTACTGAACGATCAATGGAACTTTCTTCTGTTGTCGTTATACCAGATG ATACATTTACTGTGGTACAAGCTATCAATACCTTAGGTTTTGgaaaatttcaagtaaaattgTCTTTATTCACGGGCCTTTGTTGGATGGTAGATAGTATGGAGATTACAATACTAAGTATCTTAAGTCCATCTTTACATTGTGACTGGGGCATTTCTAGATATCAACAAGCGTTGACCACAACA gTGGTTTTTCTTGGCATGATGTTAAGTTCAACTTTCTGGAATAATTTGAGTGACAGATATGGCCGTAAACAAGCTTTAACTTTGTGTGCAgtgttattatcttattatgcATTTCTTAGTTCATTTGCACCAAACTTTCTCTGGATTCTATTACTTAGAGGAGTTGTAGGATTTGCTATTGGTTGTGTACCCCAATC AGTGACATTATATGCAGAGTTTTTGCCAGCAAAGCAAAGAGCAAGATGTGTTATTCTATTAGAT TGTTTTTGGGCTCTTGGGGCTTGTTTTGAAGTGGCAATTGCATTGATTGTTATGCCCAATCTTGGATGGAGATGGCTTCTTATATTATCATCCAttccattatttatatttgctgtAATATCACCg TGGCTACCAGAATCTACAATATTTGATATGACAACTGGAAAAACAGATCGTGCAGTTTTGACATTAGAACGCGTAgctagagaaaataaaaaatcgttaCCTCTAGGAAGATTAGTTATGGACCGATTTTATCAAGCTAATCATGGTCGATTAAAGGATGTTTTAAGTAAAGAAATGTGCAAAACATCTACTTTACTTTGGCTTGTATG GATGATTACAGCATTTTGTTATTATGGAGTAGTATTAATGACTACTGAACTTTTTCATACATCCTCAGAGCAATGTGGCACACGAGACACGAACAAAGATGAGAGTACATGTCAACTTGATTGTCGATTACAGCGTGGTGATTATATTGATCTACTTTGGACAACATTAGCCGAGTTTCCTGGCATTTTCTCTACTGTCTTTGCGATTGAAAGAATAGGCAGACGAAAGACAATGGCCTGTCAATTAGTAATGTTCGCCATCGTGATTTGTTTCTTAAGTAGGACCTGCTTGTTAAGTAGAGCGGCATTGACCATCGCCATTTTTCTAGCCAGAGGTTTAATCGCCGGTGTATTTCAAGCCGCATACGTATACACACCGGAAGTGTATCCTACGCATTTACGAAGCATAGGTGTAAGCGCATGCAGCGCCATGGCGCGAATTGGTGCTATGGTCACTCCTTACATAGCACAAGTATTTCTACAGTGGTCTATCACAGGAGCTATGGCCATTTATGCGACAACCGCATTGTGCGCTGCAATTGCTACACTTGCGCTTCcagtagaaacaaaaaatcaacAATCAAATGAAACATGTCAAGAAAACAAatag